The following proteins are encoded in a genomic region of Chiroxiphia lanceolata isolate bChiLan1 chromosome 18, bChiLan1.pri, whole genome shotgun sequence:
- the EIF4ENIF1 gene encoding eukaryotic translation initiation factor 4E transporter isoform X4, whose product MDKRGGVTETENGDAFLELNRIPTKYPHRYTKEELLDIKERPYSKKRPSCLSEKYDSDGVWDPEKWHASLYPTSGRTSPVESFKKDLDSDRTSLMRRIVDPRERVKEDDLDVVLSPQRRSFGGGCHVTASVSSRRAGSPLEKDSDGVRVIGGRRIGSGRIISSRNFDKDHRGGDSRDGRDRDRDRDYKDKRFRREFGDSKRVFGERRRNDSYTEEEPEWFSAGPTSQSETIELTGFDDKILEEDHKGRKRTRRRTASLKEGIECNGGVVEEDEVQTVLANETPADQEVPREAALQEPAPGEFDFNEFFNLDKSVPGLASLIEDVLGEGTVSASRFSRWFSNPSHSGSRSSSLRSTPHEELERLAGLEQAILSPGQNSGNYFAPIPLEDHSENKVDILEMLQKAKVDLKPLLSSLSANKEKLRESTHSGVVLSVEEVEAGLKGLKVDQEGKIATPFMAEQMEEALNATGSRQMKKDGDMTAFNKLVSSMKASGTLPSQPKVNQSLESHLMSPPEMSGQPLSKNILQELLGPPLARPASSNVLSGLMGGLEPAASLLTQRAPSPPIPPVFPTRAASADYLRHRISSPLGFGQGSQQLLGDPFPGVRKPMSPVAAQMSPLEIQQAALEGLTLPHDLALQAANFYQHGFGKPQMDKSRDGYRNRQQRVTKSPAPGHRGNASSPAPAASITSMLSPSFTPTSVIRKMYESKEKSKEEPVSGKMKLSDVKDENQRPNEGTKLPALQRSACSTPLTQANRCTKEQDYRPKSAGRKTPTMASPVPGGPFLRPVHQVPLVPHVPLVRPAHQLHPGLVQRMLAQGVHPQHLPLLQAGMLPPGVDLSHLQGISAPMLGQPFYPLPTASHHLLNPRSGTPLQLAMMQQQLQRSGSGAQGSPAGVQTTPQNVLPRTGLSHGHTQLDHRPSQRSGSPIGLAKWFGSDVLQQPLPSMPSKVISVDELEYRQ is encoded by the exons GGTGTCTGGGATCCAGAGAAGTGGCATGCATCTTTATATCCGACTTCAGGAAGAACTTCACCAGtggaaagctttaaaaaagatTTGGATTCAGATCGGACTTCTCTTATGCGTAGGATAGTGG ACCCACGGGAGCGAGTGAAAGAAGATGACTTGGATGTGGTCTTGAGTCCCCAGAGGCGAAGCTTTGGGGGTGGCTGTCACGTGACTGCCTCCGTGAGCTCCCGGCGGGCGGGGAGCCCCCTGGAAAAGGACAGTGACGGGGTCCGGGTGATCGGGGGCCGCAGGATCGGCAGTGGGAGAATCATCTCCTCCCGGAACTTTGACAAAGACCATCGGGGTGGGGATTCCAGGGATGGAAGAGACCGAGACCGTGACAGGGACTACAAGGACAAACGCTTCAGG AGGGAGTTTGGTGACAGCAAACGTGTCTTTGGGGAGCGAAGGAGGAATGACTCTTACACTGAAGAGGAGCCTGAGTGGTTCTCTGCTGGTCCTACAAGTCAGTCTGAAACCATTGAGCTCACAGGCTTTGATGATAAAATTTTGGAGGAAGATCACAAAGGGAGAAAACGCACAAGGCGACGCACGGCCTCCCTGAAAGAAG ggaTAGAATGCAATGGTGGAGTGGTAGAAGAGGATGAAGTGCAGACTGTCCTTGCCAATGAAACTCCAGCAGACCAAGAAGTTCCTAGAGAAGCTGCTTTACAAGaaccagctccaggagagtttgACTTCAATGAGTTCTTTAACTTGGATAAAAGTGTTCCTGGCCTGGCTTCG CTGATAGAGGATGTGCTGGGGGAAGGTACAGTGTCTGCCAGCAGGTTCAGCAGGTGGTTTTCTAATCCCAGTCATTCTGGAAGTCGGTCAAGCAGCTTGAGATCCACCCCCcatgaggagctggagaggctggCAG gTCTAGAACAAGCCATTCTCTCCCCTGGCCAGAACTCTGGAAACTACTTTGCTCCCATTCCATTGGAAGACCACTCTGAAAACAAAGTGGACATCCTAGAAATGCTACAGAAAGCCAAAGTGGACTTAAAACCTCTTCTCTCAAGTCTTTCAGCCAACAAGGAAAAGCTTAGAGAGAGCA CACATTCAGGAGTCGTGCTTTCAGTGGAAGAAGTTGAAGCTGGGTTAAAAGGCCTAAAAGTGGATCAGGAGGGGAAAATTGCCACTCCCTTTATGGCTGAGCAGATGGAGGAAGCATTGAATGCCACTGGCTCCAGACAGATGAAGAAGGACGGAGACATGACGGCGTTTAACAAACTAGTGAGCAGCATGAAGGCCAGCGGGaccctgccctcccagcccaaagtCAAT cAGAGCCTTGAAAGCCACTTAATGTCACCTCCAGAGATGTCAGGCCAGCCTCTATCAAAGAATATTCTGCAG GAACTTCTTGGCCCACCCCTTGCCAGACCTGCTTCATCAAATGTCTTGAGTGGCCTGATGGGTGGTTTGGAacctgcagcctctctgctgaCACAAAGAGCCCCTtctccccccattccccccGTGTTCCCGACGCGAGCCGCCTCCGCGGATTACCTGCGCCACAGAATATCTTCCCCCCTCG GTTTTGGACAAGGTTCTCAGCAATTGCTTGGTGATCCATTCCCAGGTGTAAGGAAGCCCATGAGCCCAGTTGCAGCACAG ATGAGTCCCTTGGAGATACAGCAAGCTGCATTAGAGGGACTTACACTCCCACATGACTTGGCTCTACAGGCAGCAAACTTCTATCAGCATGGCTTTGGTAAACCACAAATGGACAAAAGCAGAGATGGCTACAGGAACAG GCAGCAGCGAGTGACGAAATCCCCCGCCCCAGGACACCGAGGGAATGCATcttctccagcccctgcagcctccaTCACCAGCATG ctgtctccttcctTCACACCTACCTCGGTGATTCGCAAGATGTACGAGAGCAAGGAGAAGAGCAAAGAGGAGccagtttctgggaaaatgaAACTCAGTGATGTGAAAGATGAAAATCAGAGACCAAATGAAG GTACCAAACTACCTGCACTGCAACGCTCTGCATGTTCCACACCTCTTACCCAAGCAAATCGTTGCACCAAAGAGCAAGACTACAGGCCCAAATCAGCTGGTAGGAAGACTCCTACAATGGCCTCCCCAGTACCAGGAGGCCCTTTCCTTCGTCCTGTTCATCAAGTACCCCTTGTTCCCCATGTACCACTTGTACGACCTGCTCACCAACTGCACCCAGGATTGGTCCAGAGAATGCTGGCACAGGGGGTCCATCCGCAGcaccttcctctgctgcaaGCAG GTATGCTTCCTCCTGGAGTGGACCTGTCTCACTTGCAGGGAATATCTGCTCCCATGCTTGGCCAGCCTTTTTACCCACTACCAACAGCAAGCCATCACCTCCTGAACCCACGCTCGGGGACTCCTCTGCAGCTGGCGatgatgcagcagcagctacagcGATCAG GCTCTGGAGCACAGGGATCACCTGCTGGTGTGCAAACAACCCCTCAGAACGTGCTGCCTCGGACTGGATTATCTCACGGGCACACACAGCTCGACCATCGCCCCAGCCAGAGGAGTGGCTCTCCCATTGGCCTTGCAAAATGGTTTGGTTCAGATGTCTTGCAGCAGCCTCTCCCTTCCATGCCATCCAAAGTCATCAGTGTAGATGAACTGGAATACCGGCAGTGA